A genomic window from Yarrowia lipolytica chromosome 1D, complete sequence includes:
- a CDS encoding uncharacterized protein (Compare to YALI0D07546g, some similarities with uniprot|Q8PCT1 Xanthomonas campestris DNA repair system specific for alkylated DNA), whose translation MSTTSLLRKLQKEYPLASREVLLDILVSCNGDVDSAKELLGQSQTPTKDTTSTRPIDSPKRQASIAIFGVKKRKKESEANTTCSSSPNTLKPLTLYTPEDIEAALPCSLIYNVLEKAEAENLLDQLMEDHNSWKEKTKFYLFDKLCETPHKSAFYTKDMSVYSQHTYRYNGKPVDTSRKYSKAMEACSDRIQELVRSTNKEGTAEWLSDACIANYYADESQSVGFHSDQLTYIGPRPVIAALTLGSERIFRLKGACPDGDRRTYNILLPHNSLMIMHAGCQEAYKHSIIPVQAKQIGLHERAGKVRFSLTFRHYKKEFTPNKIPQCKCGEPMILKPVFKKAAGQKSGYFWTCGQTYQGKGCGDFVWYDKPIR comes from the coding sequence ATGTCTACAACATCTCTGCTTCGAAAACTGCAGAAAGAATACCCGCTGGCGTCTCGAGAAGTGCTACTGGATATTCTCGTGTCTTGTAATGGAGATGTCGATTCTGCGAAAGAGCTTTTGGGACAGTCACAGACACCTACCAAAGATACCACAAGTACTCGTCCTATAGATAGTCCCAAAAGACAGGCTTCCATAGCCATTTTTGGTGTCAAAAAGAGGAAGAAAGAAAGTGAAGCGAATACAACTTGTTCATCGTCTCCAAACACCCTGAAACCCCTCACATTATATACCCCTGAAGATATCGAGGCTGCCTTACCGTGCAGTTTGATCTACAATGTGTTGGAAAAGGCAGAAGCTGAAAATCTACTAGACCAGCTTATGGAGGATCACAATAGCTGGAAAGAAAAAACCAAGTTCTACCTATTTGACAAACTGTGTGAAACCCCCCACAAGTCTGCCTTTTACACTAAAGACATGTCCGTGTACTCGCAACACACTTATCGATACAATGGAAAGCCTGTCGACACTTCCAGAAAGTACAGCAAGGCCATGGAGGCGTGTTCAGATCGAATTCAGGAGCTAGTACGCAGTACAAACAAGGAAGGGACCGCAGAGTGGCTTAGTGACGCGTGTATTGCCAACTATTATGCTGACGAGTCTCAATCTGTGGGGTTTCATAGTGATCAATTGACGTATATAGGGCCGCGTCCTGTCATTGCCGCGTTAACTCTGGGATCCGAGCGCATCTTCAGACTAAAAGGGGCTTGTCCGGATGGGGATAGACGGACCTACAACATTCTGTTACCGCATAATTCTCTCATGATCATGCATGCCGGGTGCCAGGAGGCCTACAAACATAGTATCATTCCCGTTCAAGCCAAACAGATTGGATTACATGAGAGGGCAGGCAAGGTGCGTTTCTCTCTCACGTTTCGACactacaagaaggagttTACGCCCAACAAGATTCCACAATGCAAGTGCGGAGAGCCGATGATTCTGAAGCCGGTGTTCAAgaaagctgctggacaGAAAAGCGGGTACTTTTGGACCTGTGGCCAGACATACCAGGGCAAGGGATGTGGAGATTTTGTGTGGTATGACAAACCCATTAGGTGA
- a CDS encoding uncharacterized protein (Compare to YALI0D07568g, similar to Saccharomyces cerevisiae YIL087C; ancestral locus Anc_2.297, weakly similar to uniprot|P40502 Saccharomyces cerevisiae YIL087c) yields the protein MSAPPVAKEDTNPVQELARTPYPAWIMSGLLLATLPYAKNTVKPTKLSCAGFGLVFAAGGYMMLDDITNGAGFTSAWSMLYLLANGTRSVTVFRKPWPLLLSCLAVSNAGLYGATFFFPKKNEVPPKKF from the exons AtgtctgctcctccagtcGCCAAAGAAGATACTAACCCCGTCCAGGAGCTGGCTCGTACGCCCTACCCCGCCTGGATTATGTCCGGTCTAT TGCTGGCTACCCTCCCTTACGCAAAGAACACAGTCAAGCCCACCAAACTGTCGTGCGCAGGTTTCGGACTGGTCTTTGCTGCCGGGGGATACATGATGCTGGacgacatcaccaacggAGCAGGATTCACTTCGGCCTGGTCCATGCTGTACCTGTTGGCCAACGGGACTCGAAGTGTCACTGTGTTCCGAAAGCCCTGGCCTTTGCTGCTGTCGTGCCTGGCAGTTTCTAACGCTGGTCTTTATGGAGCGACATTCTTCTTCCCCAAGAAGAATGAAGTGCCCCCTAAGAAGTTCTAA
- a CDS encoding uncharacterized protein (Compare to YALI0D07590g, similar to Saccharomyces cerevisiae TDP1 (YBR223C); ancestral locus Anc_6.121, similar to uniprot|Q9USG9 Schizosaccharomyces pombe Hypothetical 61.6 kDa protein) has translation MDNDRVKRRKVESESDNGRTQLTAITALPDEENTGSVHLKDLIGSPHLEAMWQFNFMIDLAFVLDNIHKNAMSNIKCRFVMGDFSGEKIAAFRAQAKSLPIADNIEVGRAKLSNLFATHHTKMMVLFFKEDKGERSAQVVIHTANMIHHDWDNMTQGVWKSQKVKEKRKTNTEGSTSTFETDLVAYLSEYQLDTTSKLIKFLQRFDWSSETARVVGSVPGTHKDKKWGLTRVADLLDEHKEDHKSDYEGSESDTIVLQSSSIGSLGVTDKWITPQLVGALDGRSPRDRDGHGLPASQIVWPTVENVRRSFDGYDLGMSIHFKNESDTHRKQYAYMKERMNVWKADNKHRTRAMPHIKTYTRFTRAGKLRWVLLTSANISKYAWGSVSAAKESKFSIPSWELGVLLFPQAVGKAVFDLKDSVIPYDWPLTNYSAKDEPWTKNADHLEKDTNGFPWVVTLDGKKKLMRSHEAL, from the coding sequence ATGGACAACGACAGAGTCAAGCGACGGAAGGTGGAGAGTGAGAGCGACAATGGCCGGACACAACTAACAGCCATCACGGCGCTTCCCGACGAGGAAAACACTGGATCTGTGCACCTCAAAGACCTCATTGGATCACCCCATCTCGAGGCCATGTGGCAATTCAACTTCATGATTGATCTGGCATTTGTACTCGATAATATTCACAAGAATGCCATGTCAAACATCAAGTGTCGGTTTGTGATGGGCGACTTTAGTGGCGAGAAGATCGCAGCCTTCAGAGCACAGGCCAAGAGTCTCCCGATAGCCGACAACATTGAAGTAGGAAGAGCCAAGCTGTCGAATCTGTTTGCAACCCATCACACAAAAATGATGGTGCTGTTTTTTAAAGAGGACAAGGGAGAACGATCGGCCCAGGTTGTCATCCATACCGCCAATATGATTCATCATGACTGGGATAACATGACTCAGGGAGTGTGGAAGAGCCAGAAagtgaaggagaagagaaagacGAATACGGAGGGCTCCACAAGCACGTTTGAGACTGATCTCGTTGCATACCTGTCTGAATACCAACTAGATACCACTTCCAAGTTGATTAAGTTTCTGCAACGGTTTGATTGGAGCTCCGAAACAGCTCGAGTGGTGGGATCTGTTCCTGGAACTCATAAGGACAAGAAGTGGGGACTCACACGGGTTGCAGACTTGCTGGACGAGCACAAGGAGGATCACAAGAGTGACTATGAGGGCTCAGAAAGTGACACGATTGTTCTACAGAGTTCTTCTATTGGTTCTCTTGGAGTCACAGACAAGTGGATCACTCCTCAATTGGTAGGAGCTTTGGATGGAAGATCACCAAGAGACCGAGATGGACATGGACTACCAGCTTCTCAAATTGTGTGGCCTACGGTTGAGAATGTACGTCGGTCGTTTGATGGATACGATCTGGGTATGTCTATTCATTTCAAGAACGAATCCGACACCCATAGGAAACAGTATGCGTATATGAAGGAGCGGATGAACGTGTGGAAGGCCGACAACAAGCACAGAACCCGAGCCATGCCTCACATCAAGACGTATACGCGTTTCACACGAGCTGGCAAGCTTCGATGGGTGCTTTTGACCTCGGCTAATATCTCCAAGTACGCCTGGGGGTCAGTTTCTGCAGCTAAAGAGTCCAAGTTTAGCATTCCGTCGTGGGAGCTGGGAGTTTTGCTGTTCCCCCAGGCGGTTGGGAAGGCTGTTTTCGATCTCAAAGACTCAGTTATTCCTTACGACTGGCCCTTGACCAATTACAGTGCCAAAGACGAGCCGTGGACCAAGAATGCCGATcatctggagaaggacacCAATGGGTTTCCGTGGGTAGTCACTTTGGAtgggaagaagaagctgatgAGGAGTCATGAAGCATTGTAG
- a CDS encoding uncharacterized protein (Compare to YALI0D07612g, similar to uniprot|P39969 Saccharomyces cerevisiae YER114c BOI2 budding protein, similar to Saccharomyces cerevisiae BOI1 (YBL085W) and BOI2 (YER114C); ancestral locus Anc_7.413), whose product MSVNPAPTPSHEVKTVLIAIHDFNNRSEDELTFVSGEQIQVIENDFEFKDGWYIGKRLITGATGLFPRVFASTVDELMDADVQPGQQLPSSGPTTPAGSNPSSRVVSQSQQSPSVTKTLTDIDEVLSELNNHTSQLSVTKKASANGGELDPARVMSWTPIQVARWFENRGFEPAIPKLFVEHKISGAILTELELQHLKELDITSFGTRFEVYKEIEKLRGDPMSPRPTSGSTNRRSSTAYVSPKKGHMRKRSQSLDNLDSPRLNSEFPISSPSTATPSTEFAIPQGGTIDDFGFEEGQPQQPPSQRLSQSQRQSQSEPQTQRSSVHDPRLSASQQQQSRGRSSANVSNNSSRQSVTEPPKHDLPELPRKTQQPPEGAVDSRKSKESVRDFPRKSRESQRPPLQHAHSSHSTPHSVMDSPQLHRHPSAGHSLSSENATHLDSDSLSSSPEPKSRSSRRSSLLDAVMNAPLSPSKRSGREVGSSDPDLTLSPIQHQKEQRPEAMPTPPTPKRTGSGPFRTLRKTPSASNMRSKSLSSKQKTSAFREGIKHVNPREAAKKADFSGWMSKKGSQSVGTWKQRFFCLTGTRLSYFASLNDTYERGLIDLTAHKVVPARDNEDKLVALYASGTGAGRYCFKLLPPAPGSKKGLMFTVPKVHYFAVDTAEEMKGWMNAFLKATIDRDDTVPIVSSCVTPTVTLNRAQEMLQESHKNMALLQSQLDANGGDIEAAEQAIGIKTPPMYSDEFTVPNGGVTRKKSMVISPTSPASSSMQSPKSYQTASPQVPDMPSIEGSLQD is encoded by the coding sequence ATGTCGGTCAATCCCGCACCCACGCCCTCGCACGAGGTCAAGACGGTGCTGATCGCCATCCACGATTTCAACAACCGGTCGGAGGACGAGCTGACGTTTGTGTCCGGCGAGCAAATCCAGGTGATTGAAAACGACTTTGAATTCAAAGACGGTTGGTACATTGGCAAGCGGCTCATCACGGGCGCCACGGGCCTGTTTCCACGCGTCTTTGCGTCCACCGTGGACGAGCTCATGGACGCGGACGTCCAGCCGGGCCAGCAGCTTCCTTCTTCGGGCCCCACAACTCCCGCAGGCTCGAATCCAAGCTCACGGGTCGTTTCGCAATCACAGCAATCGCCATCGGTCACAAAGACGCTCACAGACATCGATGAGGTGCTTTCGGAGctcaacaaccacacaaGCCAGCTGTCGGTGACCAAGAAGGCGTCGGCCAACGGAGGCGAGCTGGACCCAGCACGCGTCATGTCGTGGACGCCGATACAGGTGGCAAGATGGTTCGAGAACCGGGGCTTTGAGCCGGCCATCCCCAAGCTCTTTGTCGAACACAAGATATCAGGTGCCATCCTCACCGAGCTCGAGCTGCAAcatctcaaggagctggacatCACGTCGTTCGGCACGCGGTTCGAGGTGtacaaggagattgagaagctgcGGGGCGATCCCATGTCGCCGCGGCCAACCAGTGGCAGTACCAACCGACGCTCCTCCACCGCATACGTGTCGCCTAAGAAGGGTCATATGCGGAAACGGTCCCAGTCTCTGGACAATCTTGATTCTCCTAGACTGAATAGCGAGTTTCCAATTTCGTCGCCTTCCACCGCTACACCCAGCACGGAGTTTGCTATCCCCCAAGGAGGCACTATTGACGACTTTGGTTTTGAAGAGGGACAGCCCCAGCAACCACCATCACAGCGACTGTCTCAGTCACAACGACAATCACAGTCTGAGCCCCAGACACAGAGGAGTTCGGTACACGACCCTCGCCTGTCTGCAtcgcagcaacagcaaTCTCGAGGACGGTCATCAGCCAACGTGTCTAACAACAGCTCACGTCAATCAGTTACAGAGCCTCCCAAACACGATCTTCCCGAGTTGCCGCGCAAGACGCAGCAGCCACCAGAGGGGGCTGTCGATTCACGCAAATCTAAGGAATCCGTTCGGGATTTCCCCCGCAAGTCTCGTGAGTCGCAACGTCCTCCCCTCCAGCACGCCCACTCGTCGCACTCGACGCCACATTCGGTCATGGACTCGCCCCAGCTGCACCGCCACCCCTCGGCGGGGCATTCTCTCTCATCTGAGAACGCCACTCATttggactcggactcgCTGTCGTCATCCCCAGAGCCGAAATCGAGATCGTCGCGACGATCTTCTCTTCTTGACGCGGTCATGAACGCCCCCTTGAGTCCTTCCAAGCGTTCTGGGCGAGAAGTAGGCTCCTCAGATCCCGATCTCACTCTGTCGCCCATCCAGCACCAGAAAGAGCAGCGTCCAGAGGCCATGCCCACTCCTCCCACACCCAAGAGAACCGGCAGCGGTCCCTTCAGAACGCTCCGAAAGACTCCCTCGGCCTCCAACATGCGGTCCAAGAGTCTCAGCTCGAAGCAGAAGACGTCGGCCTTCCGAGAAGGTATCAAGCACGTGAATCCCCgcgaggctgccaagaaggccgactTTTCGGGCTGGATGTCCAAGAAGGGTTCTCAGAGCGTGGGCACGTGGAAGCAACGGTTCTTCTGTCTCACAGGCACCCGGCTGTCGTACTTTGCATCTCTTAACGACACCTACGAGCGAGGACTAATTGACCTGACGGCCCACAAGGTGGTTCCTGCACGTGACAATGAAGACAAGCTGGTGGCTTTGTATGCATCGGGCACAGGAGCAGGTAGATACTGCTTCAAGCTGTTGCCGCCGGCTCCTGGGTCCAAAAAGGGACTCATGTTCACTGTCCCCAAGGTGCACTACTTTGCGGTGGACACCGCGGAAGAGATGAAGGGATGGATGAATGCATTTCTCAAGGCCACCATTGACCGAGATGATACAGTTCCTATTGTGTCGTCGTGTGTGACTCCTACTGTGACACTGAATCGGGCCCAGGAGATGCTGCAGGAGTCACACAAGAACATGGCGTTGTTGCAGAGCCAGCTGGATGCCAACGGAGGAGACATCGAGGCTGCTGAACAGGCTATTGGCATCAAGACTCCTCCCATGTACAGTGACGAGTTTACGGTTCCCAATGGTGGAGTGACGCGTAAGAAGTCGATGGTCATTTCCCCCACCTCACCGGCGTCCTCTTCCATGCAGTCGCCGAAGAGTTATCAGACTGCGAGTCCGCAGGTTCCAGATATGCCCAGTATTGAGGGCAGTTTACAGGACTAA
- a CDS encoding uncharacterized protein (Compare to YALI0D07634g, similar to uniprot|P38715 Saccharomyces cerevisiae YHR104w GRE3 aldose reductase), translated as MSFKLASGKSMPKVGFGLWKVPRDKTADTVYGAIKNGYRLFDGAFDYQNEREAGEGIRRAIKDGLVKREDIFITTKLWNTFHSKEHALQIAKEQNEWWGLDYIDLYLIHFPIPMQYIPISEKEWAGWTNATDSGPNPLAKIPTRETWEALEELVDTGIAKSIGVSNFTAQNIYDVQTYNKHPISALQIEHHPYLVQPQLTQLAKDNNIQVTAYSSFGPASFVEIGMDQKVPPLFENETITKIAKAHNKTPSQVLLRWATQRGIAVIPKSNNVERQTQNLESLDFDLTEAEIKEISNLNKNLRFNDPGVYANLPIFA; from the coding sequence ATGTCCTTCAAGCTCGCCTCCGGAAAGTCCATGCCCAAGGTCGGATTCGGCCTGTGGAAGGTCCCCCGTGACAAGACCGCCGACACCGTCTACGGAGCCATCAAGAACGGTTACAGACTGTTTGACGGCGCCTTCGACTACCAGAACGAGCGAGAGGCCGGCGAAGGTATCCGACGAGCCATCAAGGATGGCCTGGTCAAGCGAGAGgacatcttcatcaccaccaagtTGTGGAACACCTTCCACTCAAAGGAGCACGCTCTGCAGATCGCCAAGGAGCAGAACGAGTGGTGGGGACTCGACTACATCGATCTCTACCTCATCCACTTCCCCATCCCCATGCAGTACATTCCCATCTccgagaaggagtgggCTGGATGGACCAACGCCACTGACTCGGGTCCTAACCCTCTGGCCAAGATCCCTACCCGAGAGACCTGGGAGGCTCTCGAGGAGCTAGTTGATACCGGAATCGCCAAGTCCATTGGTGTCTCCAACTTCACCGCCCAGAACATTTACGACGTCCAGACCTACAACAAGCACCCCATTTCTGCTCTGCAGATTGAGCACCACCCCTACCTGGTGCAGCCCCAGCTGACCCAGCTCGCAAAGgacaacaacatccaggTCACTGCCTACTCTTCTTTCGGCCCCGCCTCCTTTGTGGAGATTGGCATGGACCAGAAGGTCCCTCCTCTTTTCGAGAACgagaccatcaccaagatcGCCAAGGCTCACAACAAGACCCCCTCCCAGGTTCTGCTGCGATGGGCTACCCAGCGAGGCATTGCCGTCATCCCCAAGTCCAACAACGTCGAGCGACAAACTCAGAACCTCGAATCTCTGGACTTTGACCTGACCGAGGCCGAGATTAAGGAGAtctccaacctcaacaagaacctgcGATTCAACGATCCCGGTGTCTACGCTAACCTTCCCATTTTCGCCTAA
- a CDS encoding uncharacterized protein (Compare to YALI0D07656g, no similarity): MSVKPLEVKTSHLRRDSFSSKESPFKKDYSFATSPIAHSLERGAYSGAFKFPPSPPETPIVRHMRSRSIDLGNARPQPASPTTGLTPTTATFMTAGRKMSIDQMSPPNWGSRRNSLDMHYEQFKQRAQMMELNKSGKLQKEVVATSLPTPTMEYPEYSVSSPASTYSPSAPINIPPRRESIRRAPSPTSERMLKGEFSFD, translated from the coding sequence ATGTCAGTCAAACCCCTCGAAGTGAAAACCTCCCATCTTCGAAGAGATTCGTTTTCCTCCAAGGAATCGCCGTTCAAAAAGGACTACTCGTTCGCCACATCGCCCATTGCCCATTCACTAGAACGAGGAGCGTACTCGGGCGCATTCAAGTTCCCTCCCTCGCCGCCCGAAACTCCCATAGTCAGGCACATGCGATCCCGTTCGATCGATCTAGGCAACGCTCGACCGCAGCCAGCATCTCCCACTACCGGCCTTACTCCCACAACAGCCACATTCATGACTGCAGGCCGCAAGATGTCGATCGACCAGATGTCGCCACCCAACTGGGGCTCGCGACGCAACTCGTTGGACATGCACTACGAGCAGTTCAAGCAGCGGGCCCAGATGATGGAACTCAACAAAAGCGGCAAGCTGCAGAAAGAGGTGGTGGCCACGTCATTGCCTACGCCTACAATGGAGTACCCGGAGTACTCAGTGTCGAGCCCAGCTTCCACCTATAGTCCCAGTGCACCCATTAACATTCCGCCACGACGTGAGTCGATCAGaagagctccttctccaacctCAGAGCGCATGCTAAAGGGAGAGTTTTCTTTTGACTAG